A single genomic interval of Methanococcus voltae harbors:
- a CDS encoding pyridoxal phosphate-dependent aminotransferase — MITKKLLNTEQSEIRKIFNMASKDSINLGIGEPDFNTPQHIIDACKDALDRGITSYVPNMGIPELTEAVSEKLKNDNNLDIPQGNIMITCGASEAIMLSIMAFAEKGDEVIVPNPGFVSYKNMTQIAEAKPVDMNLKYENNFKIDLDELNENINKNTKCIVHNSPSNPLGTVSSKEEIKGLAQIAEDNDIIIISDEIYEKIIYGKKHYSPANYTDNCIVINGFSKAYAMTGWRLGYMAVNENLNAKYDVLDHILKIHQFGFACATSFAQYGAVEALKGNQQCVKDMVKEFEKRRDLIYNGLKDKFDVIKPEGAFYIFPDVSEYGNGMEIAEKLIKNGVLCVPGRAFGSNGKNNVRFSYATKYEDIEKALEIIDKII; from the coding sequence ATGATTACAAAAAAATTATTGAATACAGAACAATCAGAAATTAGAAAAATATTCAATATGGCTTCAAAAGATTCCATAAATTTAGGGATTGGCGAACCAGACTTCAATACTCCTCAGCACATTATAGATGCCTGTAAAGATGCACTTGACCGGGGAATTACGAGTTATGTGCCAAATATGGGTATCCCTGAGCTAACAGAAGCAGTTTCTGAAAAATTAAAGAACGATAATAATTTAGATATTCCTCAAGGTAATATAATGATTACTTGCGGAGCTTCTGAAGCGATTATGCTCTCTATAATGGCATTTGCTGAAAAAGGAGACGAAGTAATTGTCCCAAATCCTGGATTTGTTAGTTATAAAAATATGACGCAAATAGCTGAAGCAAAACCCGTTGATATGAATTTAAAATATGAAAATAATTTTAAAATAGACCTTGACGAATTAAATGAAAATATAAACAAAAATACTAAATGTATTGTACATAATAGTCCTTCAAATCCGTTAGGGACTGTTTCTTCAAAAGAAGAAATTAAAGGACTCGCCCAAATTGCAGAAGATAATGATATAATAATTATTTCCGACGAAATATACGAAAAAATTATTTATGGTAAAAAACATTACTCCCCTGCAAATTATACTGATAACTGTATTGTTATAAATGGTTTTTCAAAAGCTTATGCGATGACTGGCTGGAGACTTGGGTATATGGCAGTAAATGAAAACCTAAACGCAAAATATGATGTACTTGACCATATTTTAAAAATACACCAGTTTGGATTTGCTTGTGCAACTTCTTTCGCCCAGTATGGGGCTGTAGAAGCTTTAAAAGGTAATCAACAGTGTGTTAAAGATATGGTAAAAGAGTTTGAAAAACGAAGAGATTTGATATATAACGGTTTAAAAGACAAATTTGATGTTATAAAACCAGAAGGGGCATTTTATATATTCCCCGATGTTAGTGAATATGGAAATGGTATGGAAATTGCAGAAAAATTAATCAAAAATGGGGTTTTATGCGTTCCAGGTCGTGCTTTTGGTTCAAATGGTAAAAATAATGTTAGATTCTCGTATGCTACAAAATATGAAGATATTGAAAAAGCTTTGGAAATAATCGATAAAATAATTTAA
- a CDS encoding aspartate aminotransferase family protein, with translation MNAENDLKNEKIILKNYATNEEIVYDKKDVEKWDKTLVWHPFTQMQEYEEGNPILIEKGEGNYLIDVNGKKYFDGVSSVWCNFFGHSENRISEAISEQAFKIGHSTQLGCGNTTSAILAKRFADFAPKHLNKVFFSEDGAEAVEIAVKMAFEYCLLRDNKKNNNNDSTNNNTKDNKDNKDNKDVKKTFKRTKFVSVKEGYHGDTVGAMSVGGSELFHGCFRPLLFDGYFAEAPYCYRCTHNPQFKDTDDRNKQGCNMKCLENIKKLITEKKDELFCVILEGGVMGSAGMIPYPKDYIEEVAKVCKEHDIIFILDEIATFGRLGSAFFSEREELTSIEKPDIICLGKAITGGYLPLALTISTDEIYNEFLGTYGECKQLFHGHTYAGNQIICAASHATLDILENDKPFEKIGETINYLHKGLDGLKELSKVGDVRKTGLMIAIEIVKDKETKEMYDYADKVGYKISDKLLEKGVYIRPIANRLIYVLPLTITNDEIDFICKKTYESINEAINEGILY, from the coding sequence ATGAACGCAGAAAATGACTTAAAAAATGAAAAAATAATATTAAAAAATTATGCTACAAACGAAGAAATAGTTTATGATAAAAAAGACGTCGAAAAATGGGATAAAACCTTAGTTTGGCACCCATTCACGCAAATGCAAGAATATGAAGAGGGAAACCCCATATTAATTGAAAAGGGGGAAGGAAACTATTTAATTGATGTAAATGGCAAGAAGTATTTTGATGGCGTTTCATCAGTTTGGTGCAACTTCTTTGGACATTCGGAAAATCGGATATCTGAAGCAATCTCAGAACAAGCCTTTAAAATAGGGCATTCAACACAATTGGGTTGCGGAAACACAACCTCCGCAATACTTGCGAAAAGGTTTGCAGATTTTGCACCAAAACACCTTAACAAAGTATTCTTTTCAGAAGATGGTGCAGAAGCTGTAGAAATTGCCGTGAAGATGGCTTTTGAATACTGTCTTTTGAGAGATAACAAAAAAAATAACAATAACGATAGTACCAATAACAATACTAAAGATAATAAAGATAATAAAGACAATAAAGACGTTAAAAAGACATTCAAAAGAACTAAATTTGTATCTGTAAAAGAAGGATACCACGGTGATACCGTGGGTGCAATGAGTGTAGGCGGTAGCGAGTTGTTCCACGGATGTTTTAGACCTTTATTATTTGATGGATACTTTGCAGAAGCTCCTTACTGCTATAGATGTACACATAACCCCCAATTTAAAGATACTGACGACAGAAACAAACAAGGTTGCAATATGAAGTGCCTTGAAAATATTAAAAAGCTCATAACGGAAAAAAAGGACGAATTATTCTGTGTAATTCTTGAAGGGGGTGTTATGGGCTCAGCAGGTATGATTCCTTACCCAAAAGACTATATCGAAGAAGTTGCAAAAGTTTGCAAAGAGCACGATATAATCTTTATTCTCGATGAAATAGCTACATTTGGACGTTTGGGAAGTGCATTCTTTTCAGAAAGAGAAGAATTAACAAGTATTGAGAAACCTGATATTATTTGTTTAGGAAAAGCAATAACTGGCGGTTATTTACCATTAGCATTAACTATATCTACCGATGAAATCTATAACGAATTTTTAGGTACGTATGGAGAATGTAAGCAGTTATTCCACGGTCATACATACGCAGGAAATCAAATAATCTGTGCAGCTTCTCACGCCACACTTGATATACTTGAAAATGACAAACCATTTGAAAAAATTGGAGAAACAATAAATTACTTGCATAAAGGTCTTGATGGGCTAAAAGAACTTTCAAAAGTTGGAGATGTTAGAAAAACCGGTTTAATGATAGCAATTGAGATTGTAAAAGACAAAGAAACAAAAGAAATGTATGATTACGCCGATAAAGTAGGGTACAAGATTTCTGACAAATTACTTGAAAAAGGTGTATATATTCGACCGATTGCTAATAGATTGATTTATGTATTACCTCTTACGATAACAAACGATGAAATAGACTTTATTTGTAAAAAAACATATGAATCAATCAATGAAGCGATAAATGAAGGAATTTTATATTAA
- the pyrF gene encoding orotidine-5'-phosphate decarboxylase yields MPKLMLALDVLDESEAIKISEETSEYVDCIKIGYPLVLATDLGIIKRIKEKTNKEVICDFKVADIPATNEKIARLTLNYADGIICQGFVGLDSVKAIINVAEEYKQVGNSKKVIMVTEMSHEGAKSFMQPIANEIAKMAGKLNVDGIVAPSTRPTRLKELKEIANNAFVISPGVGAQGGDLQEVLKVLDENDYVIVGRAIYLNENPKESAKKYKELL; encoded by the coding sequence ATGCCTAAATTGATGCTCGCACTTGATGTATTAGATGAATCAGAGGCCATAAAAATATCTGAAGAAACATCTGAATACGTTGATTGTATTAAAATAGGATATCCATTAGTACTTGCCACAGACTTAGGCATAATAAAAAGAATAAAAGAAAAAACGAATAAAGAAGTTATATGTGATTTTAAAGTAGCCGATATTCCCGCCACTAATGAAAAAATAGCAAGATTAACTTTAAATTATGCAGATGGTATTATATGTCAGGGTTTTGTAGGTTTAGATAGTGTTAAGGCTATTATTAACGTTGCAGAAGAATATAAACAGGTCGGAAATTCAAAAAAAGTTATTATGGTCACTGAAATGTCCCACGAAGGTGCAAAATCATTTATGCAACCAATTGCAAATGAAATTGCAAAAATGGCGGGAAAATTAAATGTTGATGGAATTGTTGCACCATCTACAAGACCAACACGACTTAAAGAATTAAAAGAGATTGCAAACAACGCTTTTGTAATTTCTCCAGGTGTTGGTGCACAAGGTGGAGATTTGCAGGAAGTTTTAAAAGTTTTAGATGAAAATGATTATGTAATCGTTGGTAGAGCCATTTATTTAAATGAAAATCCAAAAGAAAGTGCCAAAAAATATAAAGAATTATTATAA
- the hisB gene encoding imidazoleglycerol-phosphate dehydratase HisB, producing MRKFQINRETKETKIGLELNIDGTGIYSIVSGVPFFDHVLSSFSKHGAFDLNLRANGDLEVDDHHTVEDIGIVLGQAFSNIEKNNIKRFGWAMIPMDEAKATFCVDLGGRPYVVGDYVPNTEKIGNFSTENVVHFFESFANHAKVNIHFEVSGKNEHHKVEALFKAFGIAMDMATQKDNRKGVVSTKGII from the coding sequence ATGAGAAAATTTCAAATAAACAGAGAAACAAAAGAAACGAAAATCGGATTAGAGTTAAATATTGATGGAACTGGAATATACAGCATTGTGTCAGGGGTACCATTTTTTGACCACGTATTAAGCTCCTTTTCTAAGCACGGTGCATTTGATTTAAATTTAAGAGCTAATGGAGATTTAGAAGTAGATGACCACCACACAGTTGAAGATATAGGCATTGTTTTGGGTCAAGCATTTAGTAATATCGAAAAAAACAATATAAAAAGATTTGGCTGGGCTATGATACCAATGGATGAAGCAAAAGCAACTTTTTGTGTTGATTTAGGTGGTAGGCCTTATGTAGTGGGGGATTACGTACCAAATACTGAAAAAATAGGCAATTTTTCCACTGAAAACGTTGTTCATTTCTTTGAATCTTTTGCAAACCACGCAAAAGTTAACATACACTTTGAAGTAAGTGGTAAAAACGAACACCACAAAGTAGAAGCACTTTTTAAAGCATTTGGTATCGCTATGGATATGGCTACGCAAAAAGATAATAGAAAAGGAGTTGTAAGTACAAAAGGGATTATTTAA
- a CDS encoding sugar phosphate isomerase/epimerase family protein, whose translation MRNKEPTEYNHINDWGLHFNPNFDKYTNVVSSDIYGFHAPILNISSKEGTNKMLETVGYVSDYIKSTQNKNNKDNKNTKNKNKEAYLTVHLHNGIPPEYDKLLENLSSIVEYAKEKNVKICVENLRKGFSSNPYNILKVVENCDCNITMDIGHTKYENRLDTVDLFAEYIHNVHVYENEVEGKHIAPKNLDNLKPVLDRLLNYKKDFWLVELMDNTSCQNTKNMLTNYIMKYD comes from the coding sequence ATGCGAAATAAGGAACCAACGGAATATAATCATATCAATGATTGGGGTTTACATTTTAACCCAAACTTTGATAAGTATACTAATGTAGTTAGTTCAGATATTTACGGATTTCACGCACCTATCTTAAATATATCGTCAAAAGAAGGAACTAATAAAATGTTGGAAACCGTAGGGTATGTTTCCGACTATATTAAAAGTACTCAAAATAAGAATAATAAAGATAATAAAAATACTAAAAATAAGAACAAAGAAGCTTATTTAACTGTCCATTTACACAATGGTATACCTCCAGAATACGACAAACTACTGGAAAATCTAAGTAGCATAGTAGAATATGCGAAAGAAAAAAATGTTAAAATATGTGTGGAAAATCTTAGGAAAGGCTTTTCTTCAAATCCCTACAATATTTTAAAAGTCGTGGAAAATTGCGATTGTAATATTACAATGGATATTGGTCATACCAAATATGAAAATAGGCTCGATACTGTTGATTTATTTGCCGAATACATTCATAATGTACACGTTTACGAAAATGAGGTTGAAGGCAAACACATTGCTCCAAAAAATTTAGATAATTTAAAGCCAGTGCTTGACAGATTATTAAATTACAAAAAAGATTTTTGGTTAGTTGAATTAATGGACAATACATCTTGCCAAAATACTAAAAATATGTTGACAAATTATATAATGAAATACGATTAA
- a CDS encoding ATP-grasp domain-containing protein, whose translation MNNQIDNSNHIKNIVFLEYMVSTGFPDENLLNEGKLMFDTLLKQFLNSDLKYNLTCFLDEKVYNKYSEEYKTLNNSSNGNLTIVITHNEWNTNNNANNNNNNNNNTNNLTSDYKEKLSETLEKFNNIANVKNNKTAGFIIGPENDNELEKLTQIIENNKNIVNLGCNSEGVKIAGNKYLTYLAIKDTVPTPYTLPIKKYIIKENLGCDGIHDVIGDNLIVQEYFEGVPYSYIFIVSKKLKNELNKEVNNELINNRYDLYPICMNKQYIEECYCGGEININHKLKETAKELCAKALQCIDGLNGYVGVDFMINEETNEITIIEVNPRITTSIHGINTEPPLSELLIKNITAKMDLNYVVKKGIKFYRADNGFKFEELN comes from the coding sequence TTGAATAATCAAATTGATAACTCTAATCACATAAAAAACATTGTTTTTTTAGAATATATGGTGTCTACGGGATTCCCTGATGAAAATTTATTAAATGAAGGTAAATTAATGTTTGATACCCTTTTAAAGCAATTTTTAAATTCTGATTTAAAATATAATTTAACCTGCTTTTTAGACGAAAAGGTGTACAATAAATATTCTGAAGAGTACAAAACATTAAATAACTCCTCTAATGGGAATTTAACTATTGTAATAACCCATAATGAATGGAATACTAATAATAATGCTAATAATAATAATAATAATAATAATAATACTAATAATTTAACTTCTGATTATAAAGAAAAACTATCGGAAACTTTGGAAAAATTTAACAACATTGCGAATGTAAAAAATAATAAAACAGCTGGTTTTATAATCGGTCCGGAAAATGACAATGAATTAGAAAAACTAACCCAAATAATTGAAAATAACAAAAATATCGTTAATTTAGGCTGTAATAGCGAAGGTGTTAAAATTGCAGGTAATAAATATCTTACTTACCTGGCTATAAAGGATACTGTACCTACCCCCTACACACTACCAATTAAAAAGTACATTATAAAGGAAAATTTGGGCTGTGATGGAATACACGACGTTATAGGTGATAATTTAATAGTTCAGGAATATTTTGAGGGCGTTCCTTACTCTTATATATTTATCGTATCTAAAAAATTGAAAAATGAATTAAATAAAGAAGTAAATAATGAATTAATTAATAATAGATATGATTTATATCCAATTTGTATGAATAAACAATACATTGAAGAATGTTATTGTGGCGGAGAAATAAATATTAACCATAAATTGAAAGAAACTGCAAAAGAGCTATGTGCTAAAGCTTTACAATGTATTGACGGGTTAAATGGATACGTTGGAGTAGACTTTATGATTAATGAAGAAACAAATGAAATAACCATAATCGAGGTAAATCCGAGAATAACAACGTCAATACACGGCATAAATACCGAACCGCCTTTATCTGAACTTTTGATAAAGAATATCACTGCTAAAATGGATTTAAATTATGTGGTTAAAAAAGGTATAAAATTCTATAGGGCAGATAATGGATTTAAATTTGAAGAATTAAATTAA
- the serS gene encoding serine--tRNA ligase, whose product MKFELNGIITFSKDVLEETQTDIIEVLNDRSIFLKGVPEGKENEASKIVDYKFNGKELKLNMISGTYTRAHEGIVRLKKPIMEKVGRKHQIGIRDILIERYVITIPAGEEYIEALQSKNLKVPECEVEYDKNGVKIIFTDMGDSELKRNIIDRAIKFVRNDLEKLEKKDSQDLTFDVCKIAPCTIVSEYKTTRASVFEQEPTEIAEAKGWVRRFVGRGQWFYTAPMTKLFRAFESLIVEECIEKVGFDECLFPKLIPLDVMYKMRYLEGLPEGMYYVCPPKRDPEMFEEFVNEMMIKKEIPVETLKGLLRDPGYVLAPAQCEPFYSFFDHELVDVDKPFKFFDKSGWTYRWEGGGAKGLDRVNEFLRGECVWMGSPEFVEKTRDDSLLYAEKLAEKLDLEYWTEVGDDPFYLEGRKSEDRGIEFPDVPKYEMRLWMPHIKDERKGVAVTSANIHGTHFIEGFGIKDYKGRKVWTGCTGYGLTRWVMGFLSQYGLEFEDWPELIQKKIGKMPEAPSTATWPIKN is encoded by the coding sequence ATGAAATTTGAATTAAACGGGATAATTACATTCAGCAAGGATGTATTAGAGGAAACACAAACAGATATTATTGAAGTATTAAATGATAGAAGCATATTTTTGAAAGGAGTGCCTGAAGGCAAGGAAAATGAAGCTTCTAAAATCGTGGATTATAAATTTAATGGAAAAGAACTCAAATTAAATATGATTTCTGGCACATATACAAGAGCACACGAAGGTATTGTACGGTTAAAAAAGCCAATTATGGAAAAAGTGGGTAGAAAACACCAAATCGGAATCAGAGATATTTTGATTGAAAGATACGTAATTACAATACCTGCTGGAGAAGAATATATCGAAGCATTACAAAGTAAAAACTTAAAAGTGCCTGAATGTGAAGTCGAATATGATAAAAATGGTGTAAAAATCATTTTTACAGATATGGGCGATAGCGAATTAAAAAGAAATATTATTGATAGGGCTATCAAATTTGTAAGAAATGACTTAGAAAAATTAGAGAAAAAAGATTCCCAAGATTTAACATTTGACGTTTGTAAAATTGCACCTTGTACAATTGTTTCAGAATACAAAACAACAAGAGCAAGTGTATTTGAACAAGAACCAACTGAAATAGCTGAAGCTAAGGGCTGGGTTAGAAGGTTCGTGGGTAGAGGACAATGGTTTTACACAGCACCTATGACAAAATTGTTCAGAGCATTTGAGAGCTTAATTGTTGAGGAATGTATCGAAAAAGTAGGATTTGATGAATGTTTATTCCCTAAATTAATTCCTTTAGACGTTATGTACAAAATGAGATACTTAGAAGGTTTACCTGAGGGTATGTACTACGTATGCCCTCCAAAAAGAGACCCTGAAATGTTTGAGGAATTTGTTAACGAAATGATGATTAAAAAAGAGATTCCTGTAGAAACATTAAAAGGATTATTGAGAGACCCAGGTTATGTTCTTGCACCTGCACAATGTGAACCATTTTACAGCTTCTTTGACCACGAGTTAGTAGACGTTGATAAACCGTTCAAATTCTTTGATAAAAGCGGTTGGACTTACAGATGGGAAGGCGGAGGAGCTAAAGGTCTTGATAGAGTAAATGAATTCTTAAGAGGCGAATGTGTATGGATGGGTAGCCCTGAGTTCGTTGAAAAAACCAGAGACGACAGTTTATTATATGCTGAAAAATTAGCTGAAAAATTAGACTTGGAGTACTGGACTGAAGTAGGAGACGACCCATTCTACTTAGAAGGTAGAAAGTCAGAAGATAGGGGAATAGAATTCCCAGATGTTCCTAAATACGAAATGAGACTTTGGATGCCACACATTAAAGATGAAAGAAAAGGTGTAGCTGTAACTTCTGCAAACATACACGGTACTCACTTTATCGAAGGATTTGGAATTAAAGACTACAAAGGTAGAAAAGTATGGACTGGTTGTACAGGATACGGATTAACCCGGTGGGTAATGGGTTTCTTATCCCAGTATGGTCTTGAATTTGAAGACTGGCCAGAATTAATCCAGAAAAAAATCGGTAAAATGCCAGAAGCTCCAAGTACTGCCACTTGGCCAATAAAAAATTAA
- a CDS encoding transglutaminase-like domain-containing protein has translation MIRSLCLIVSLLAITSLNTAYAEGVYTNPVDLYNENAIITDYTNDNILYTFNNQYPNKLSLQSFNYHMAPYYNRYNLEKIPNIVYSEDTFRYLYLLSNWQNQNFDYTYNRKTLKYEGQYVEVLSPIQLLDLKEGVCRDFATFTASQLLKNDYPVYFIHMIYDDKSSHLFVATEVNENGNTQLMAIDKGSEVDYLSDYLQKISKPGSENVVKLIKLTKNEEFGTYEFNYEYNISKLNIEKPTKYDLVEFNNSLAKKLGNKGYNIIDLSKLNTISKLENKNITKLSYSYSNILYNFPNYYIDDLTTSYVVSEHKNSGYYTINTFWDVKTSKTWIELYVLT, from the coding sequence ATGATTAGGTCATTATGCCTAATTGTAAGTTTATTAGCAATAACGTCCCTTAATACAGCATATGCAGAAGGTGTATATACGAATCCCGTCGATTTGTATAATGAAAACGCAATAATTACTGATTACACTAATGACAATATATTGTACACATTTAACAATCAATATCCAAATAAATTATCCCTTCAATCCTTCAATTATCATATGGCTCCTTATTACAATAGGTATAATTTAGAAAAAATCCCAAATATCGTTTATTCGGAGGATACTTTCCGATATTTATATTTACTCTCAAACTGGCAAAATCAAAATTTTGATTATACATATAATCGTAAAACCCTAAAATATGAAGGTCAATATGTTGAAGTACTTTCCCCCATTCAACTATTGGACTTAAAAGAAGGAGTTTGCAGAGACTTTGCCACATTTACAGCATCACAATTGCTAAAAAATGATTATCCTGTGTATTTCATACATATGATATACGATGATAAGAGCAGTCATTTATTTGTTGCTACGGAAGTAAATGAAAATGGAAATACTCAATTAATGGCAATTGACAAAGGTTCTGAAGTGGATTACCTTTCGGATTACTTGCAAAAAATAAGTAAGCCCGGTAGTGAAAATGTTGTTAAATTAATAAAACTAACAAAGAATGAAGAATTTGGAACTTATGAATTCAATTATGAATACAATATTTCAAAATTAAACATTGAAAAACCTACTAAATACGATTTAGTAGAGTTTAATAATAGTTTAGCTAAAAAATTGGGCAATAAAGGATATAATATTATAGATTTATCCAAATTAAACACTATTTCAAAATTGGAAAATAAAAATATAACTAAATTATCATACTCATACTCAAATATATTATACAACTTTCCAAATTATTATATTGATGATTTAACAACGTCTTATGTAGTATCAGAACATAAAAATAGCGGATATTATACAATAAATACTTTTTGGGACGTAAAAACGTCAAAAACGTGGATAGAGTTGTATGTGTTGACCTAA
- a CDS encoding DNA double-strand break repair nuclease NurA yields MDYSKLKRNKESIKNLIEEFKREKIDCTQYWINKDFKENDEIISNNNNENSNENKSKQLSKDYNFFAIDGSFNQRSFLDFSIYVVGAEAYGHKIGTKVKPLLNAWDSGVILPYQYSKRSRLEHYMATMELKLALCILTNNSNSNNNSNNNSNNNSNSNNDKIESFDYYIYDGSVYSWLVHAKNNRLLTEYKYNRAIGELYIKYEKEFRKYLLNELNCEKIDAYSNFYEYANIKEEEETESFGENELKVLFEQLEYIIVLSELLKHRDRIIGVAKTSKMNVYFKDNLRSDMSAFSRCEPGYSIPMNLVEKDIKSSSTIEELKKFDIHIDTLNYQFLKFKKGAMGITSFKKLDEEVFDALYQITDMNYPYILKKCHEKVKISELEMDKYIKYLGIYEDTERGVYLD; encoded by the coding sequence ATGGACTATTCAAAACTTAAAAGAAATAAAGAATCCATAAAAAATTTAATTGAAGAATTTAAGCGTGAAAAAATAGATTGTACACAATATTGGATTAATAAAGATTTTAAAGAAAATGATGAAATTATTAGTAATAATAACAATGAAAATAGCAATGAAAATAAGAGTAAACAATTATCAAAAGATTATAATTTCTTTGCGATAGATGGAAGCTTTAATCAGCGCAGTTTTTTAGATTTTAGCATCTACGTGGTTGGTGCTGAAGCTTACGGGCATAAAATAGGTACAAAAGTAAAACCATTATTAAATGCGTGGGACTCTGGCGTAATTTTGCCATATCAATACAGTAAAAGAAGCCGATTAGAGCACTATATGGCAACTATGGAGCTTAAACTTGCCTTATGCATATTAACTAATAATAGTAATAGTAATAATAATAGTAATAATAATAGTAATAATAATAGTAATAGTAATAATGATAAAATAGAGTCTTTTGATTACTATATTTATGATGGTTCAGTTTATTCCTGGCTTGTGCACGCTAAAAATAACCGATTATTAACAGAATACAAATATAATCGAGCAATTGGGGAATTATATATAAAATATGAAAAAGAATTTAGAAAGTATTTGCTTAATGAGCTAAATTGCGAAAAAATAGACGCTTATTCAAATTTTTATGAATATGCAAATATAAAAGAGGAAGAAGAAACCGAAAGCTTTGGTGAAAATGAGTTAAAAGTACTTTTTGAGCAATTAGAGTATATTATAGTCCTTTCAGAGCTACTAAAACACAGGGACAGAATAATAGGGGTTGCAAAAACCTCCAAAATGAATGTTTACTTTAAAGATAACTTACGTTCCGATATGTCTGCATTTTCACGATGTGAACCGGGTTATTCAATACCTATGAATTTAGTTGAAAAAGACATAAAATCAAGTAGTACAATTGAAGAGTTAAAAAAATTTGATATACATATTGATACGCTTAATTATCAGTTTTTAAAGTTCAAAAAAGGTGCTATGGGGATTACCTCGTTTAAAAAATTAGATGAGGAAGTTTTCGATGCACTTTATCAAATTACAGATATGAATTACCCGTACATATTAAAAAAATGTCATGAAAAGGTTAAAATATCGGAATTAGAAATGGATAAATATATTAAATATCTCGGAATTTATGAAGATACTGAAAGAGGCGTTTATTTGGATTAA
- a CDS encoding universal stress protein, producing the protein MQYKKILVPTDGSDVSLEAIEHAVSIAKTTGAEIFGVYVLDTTPYTEIPADGLWSNLKEILEEEGDNALHLVAKAARKYDVAFKNQVLEGNPEKEIVEFADKINADLIVMGTTGKTGFDRLLLGSVAERVLKHTKCPVLLVRQKE; encoded by the coding sequence ATGCAATACAAAAAGATATTAGTACCCACGGACGGTTCAGACGTATCTCTCGAAGCAATAGAGCACGCAGTATCAATCGCTAAAACGACAGGAGCTGAAATTTTTGGTGTTTATGTTTTGGATACGACGCCATATACAGAAATACCTGCTGACGGACTATGGAGTAATTTAAAAGAAATACTCGAAGAAGAAGGAGACAACGCATTGCATCTTGTTGCAAAAGCTGCAAGAAAGTATGATGTAGCTTTTAAAAACCAGGTTTTAGAGGGAAACCCTGAAAAAGAAATCGTTGAATTTGCAGATAAAATTAATGCAGACCTTATTGTAATGGGTACAACAGGTAAAACAGGTTTTGACAGACTTTTATTAGGTAGTGTTGCTGAAAGAGTTTTAAAACATACAAAATGCCCAGTTTTACTTGTTAGGCAAAAAGAATAA